A portion of the Gottschalkia purinilytica genome contains these proteins:
- the ilvA gene encoding threonine ammonia-lyase, translating into MAVLNKKESFDVNNIVKHLNFPESRKNLEGTLKKTNLIYSNIFSEEYENEVYIKPENIQTTGSFKIRGAYNRICKLSLEERQKGLIASSAGNHAQGVAYAAQKLGVKATIVMPKTTPLIKVEATKSYGANVVLCGDCYDEAYAEARRLEKENGYVFIHPFNDLDVIEGQGTIGLEILEELKDVDCILVPIGGGGLISGVAIAAKSANPNVKIIGVEPEGAKAMKLSVDNNKLTYLDKVNTIADGVAVKEPGDLNFSIIREYVDEIVTVSDFDIMESFLILLEKHKFIGENSGVLSLAGLKKVKETNKKVVCVVSGGNIDVLNISSMINQGLLSRGRIFCFSVDLPDKPGELLKVSEILSDLNANIVKLEHNQFKAIDRFVQVQLEVTVETNGHKHIEQILSVLQQKGYSITRVY; encoded by the coding sequence ATGGCTGTTTTAAATAAAAAAGAATCTTTTGATGTTAATAATATTGTAAAACACTTAAACTTTCCAGAATCAAGAAAGAATCTAGAAGGTACACTAAAGAAAACTAATTTAATATATAGTAATATTTTTAGTGAAGAATATGAAAATGAAGTTTATATAAAACCAGAGAATATACAAACTACAGGCTCTTTTAAAATTCGTGGTGCTTACAACAGAATTTGCAAATTATCTTTAGAAGAAAGACAGAAAGGTCTTATTGCTTCTTCTGCTGGAAATCATGCTCAAGGCGTTGCCTATGCTGCTCAAAAGCTTGGAGTAAAAGCGACTATTGTAATGCCTAAAACAACACCACTAATTAAAGTTGAAGCAACTAAAAGTTATGGTGCAAATGTAGTGCTATGTGGCGATTGTTATGACGAAGCTTATGCAGAAGCACGAAGATTAGAAAAAGAAAACGGATATGTATTTATTCATCCTTTCAATGACTTAGATGTAATTGAAGGTCAAGGAACTATTGGACTTGAAATATTAGAAGAACTAAAAGATGTAGACTGTATCCTAGTTCCTATAGGTGGAGGTGGTCTTATCAGTGGTGTTGCTATAGCTGCTAAGTCTGCTAATCCTAATGTTAAAATTATAGGGGTAGAGCCTGAAGGGGCAAAAGCTATGAAATTATCTGTGGATAATAATAAACTTACCTATCTTGATAAAGTTAATACAATTGCTGATGGAGTTGCTGTAAAAGAACCTGGTGATTTGAACTTTTCAATTATAAGAGAATATGTAGATGAAATTGTTACTGTTTCAGACTTTGACATCATGGAATCTTTCTTAATTCTTTTAGAAAAGCATAAATTCATAGGGGAAAATTCAGGAGTTCTATCTCTAGCAGGACTTAAGAAAGTTAAAGAAACTAATAAGAAAGTAGTCTGTGTTGTTAGTGGTGGTAATATAGACGTTCTAAATATATCATCTATGATTAACCAAGGTCTATTATCACGTGGACGTATCTTCTGTTTTTCTGTTGATTTACCTGATAAGCCTGGAGAACTTTTAAAAGTTTCTGAAATACTCTCGGACTTGAATGCAAATATAGTTAAACTAGAGCATAATCAATTTAAAGCTATTGATAGATTTGTTCAAGTACAACTTGAAGTAACTGTTGAAACTAATGGACATAAGCATATTGAGCAGATTCTATCTGTATTACAACAAAAAGGATATAGTATAACTAGGGTTTATTAA
- the cysT gene encoding sulfate ABC transporter permease subunit CysT: MKSFVKSLKIKEYSIIPGFGLTTGFTILYISFLILIPLSMVFINSSNMGWDNFWKVVTEERVLASFKITFGAAFIATLINTIFGLLLAWTLVRYDFVGRKIIDAIIDLPFALPTAVAGITLTTLYSQEGWIGKYLNLLGIKVSFSFLGIVVALSFVGFPFVVRTVQPVLLNLDKEFEEAASTLGATRIQTFIKVIFPEMLPALLTGFSLAFSRTLGEYGSVVFISGNMPMKTEISPLIIMTKLEQYDYSGATAVAAVMLIISFIMLFIINLFQWWNATRHNIR; this comes from the coding sequence ATGAAGTCATTTGTTAAGTCCTTAAAAATTAAAGAATATAGTATAATACCAGGTTTTGGACTGACAACAGGCTTTACAATATTGTATATAAGTTTTCTGATATTAATCCCTTTATCTATGGTATTTATAAATTCATCAAACATGGGATGGGATAATTTTTGGAAGGTAGTTACTGAAGAAAGAGTTTTAGCTTCTTTTAAAATAACATTTGGAGCTGCTTTCATAGCTACTCTTATTAATACAATATTCGGATTGTTGTTAGCATGGACGTTAGTTAGATATGATTTTGTAGGTCGTAAGATTATTGATGCTATTATTGATTTGCCATTTGCTTTACCAACAGCAGTAGCAGGTATAACTTTAACCACATTATATTCTCAAGAAGGTTGGATAGGTAAATATCTTAATTTACTAGGAATAAAAGTTTCTTTTAGTTTTCTAGGTATAGTTGTAGCACTTAGTTTTGTTGGGTTTCCATTTGTAGTTAGAACAGTTCAACCAGTTTTATTAAATCTTGATAAAGAATTTGAAGAAGCTGCATCTACCTTAGGAGCAACACGAATACAAACTTTTATTAAAGTTATATTTCCAGAAATGTTACCAGCTTTATTAACAGGATTTTCTTTAGCATTTTCTAGGACTTTAGGAGAATATGGATCAGTTGTATTTATATCTGGAAACATGCCTATGAAAACGGAAATATCGCCATTAATCATAATGACTAAACTAGAACAGTATGATTACTCTGGAGCTACGGCAGTTGCTGCTGTAATGCTGATAATATCCTTTATTATGCTCTTTATTATAAATTTATTTCAATGGTGGAATGCCACTCGACATAATATAAGATAG
- a CDS encoding sulfate/molybdate ABC transporter ATP-binding protein — MGIEVTNISKNFKDFKALNDVNLKINTGELVALLGPSGSGKTTLLRIIAGLENPDEGNISFDGEDLTDKKAQDRNVGFVFQHYALFKHMTVFENVAFGLKVRSRKYRPSKSEISQKVSELLELVKMRELADRYPSQLSGGQRQRIALARALAVEPRVLLLDEPFGALDAKVRKDLRRWLRKLHDDMPITSIFVTHDQEEAMDVADRIVILNGGKIEQIGTPEEVYENPENPFVYNFLGNVNLFHGRVHNGKVQIGGLELDAPEYNNTTNTEAISYVRPHDIEIRRENKGEDFIKSKVFFIRSIGPIVYLELKREDTGEYLEAELTRETYLNLNLKVGEEVFVRPKDVKVFIPEDYVI; from the coding sequence GTGGGTATAGAAGTAACTAATATATCTAAAAATTTTAAAGATTTTAAAGCTCTGAACGATGTTAACCTAAAAATCAATACAGGAGAACTGGTTGCACTATTAGGTCCTTCTGGTTCAGGAAAAACCACTTTATTAAGAATTATTGCAGGTCTTGAGAATCCAGATGAAGGGAACATATCTTTTGATGGAGAAGATCTTACGGATAAAAAAGCACAGGATCGTAATGTAGGATTTGTATTTCAACATTATGCCCTATTTAAACATATGACTGTTTTTGAAAATGTAGCTTTTGGATTAAAGGTACGTTCACGTAAATATAGACCTAGTAAAAGTGAAATTAGTCAAAAGGTTAGTGAATTATTAGAACTTGTAAAAATGAGAGAACTAGCAGACAGATATCCTTCACAGTTATCAGGTGGTCAAAGACAAAGAATTGCTCTTGCTAGAGCTTTAGCAGTAGAGCCTAGAGTGCTTTTACTTGATGAACCTTTCGGTGCACTTGATGCTAAAGTTCGTAAAGATTTGAGAAGATGGTTAAGGAAGCTTCATGACGATATGCCAATTACCAGTATATTTGTAACTCATGATCAGGAAGAAGCTATGGATGTAGCAGATAGAATAGTTATATTAAATGGTGGAAAGATAGAACAAATAGGAACACCTGAAGAGGTTTATGAAAATCCTGAAAATCCTTTCGTCTATAACTTTCTTGGTAATGTAAATTTATTTCATGGAAGAGTTCATAATGGTAAGGTACAAATTGGTGGACTTGAACTTGATGCTCCAGAATATAATAATACTACTAATACTGAAGCAATAAGTTACGTCCGCCCACATGATATAGAAATAAGAAGAGAAAATAAAGGAGAAGATTTCATAAAATCAAAAGTGTTCTTTATTAGATCAATAGGACCTATAGTATATTTGGAACTAAAAAGAGAAGATACAGGAGAATATTTAGAAGCAGAATTAACTAGAGAAACTTACCTAAATTTAAATCTTAAAGTAGGAGAAGAAGTATTTGTAAGACCTAAAGATGTAAAGGTATTTATACCAGAGGATTATGTTATTTAG
- the cysW gene encoding sulfate ABC transporter permease subunit CysW — protein MSESIAIEEKKVPTPKVKNSSIKESKIVRNILIFISMIYVALILIVPLIAVFTKAFEKGFSVYMGAITDPMALEALKLTLLTVAICVPINTIFGIVASWAIAKFEFKGKNLLITIIDLPFAISPVIAGFIFVLLFSDTHGLFGNWLSSNNIKIIFNTPGIIISTIFVTFPFVARELIPLMQSQGSSEEEAALTLGASGWKTFWLVTLPNIKWALLYGIVLTAARSAGEFGAVSVVSGHIRGVTTTLPLHVEILYNEYNFTSAFSVASLLTIIAVINLIIKNIVEKQNRKELDK, from the coding sequence GTGAGCGAAAGTATTGCTATTGAAGAAAAGAAAGTTCCTACACCTAAAGTAAAAAATAGTTCGATAAAGGAATCGAAGATAGTTCGTAACATATTAATATTTATTTCTATGATTTATGTTGCACTGATATTAATAGTACCATTAATTGCTGTTTTTACTAAAGCATTTGAAAAAGGATTTTCTGTATATATGGGTGCTATTACCGATCCTATGGCATTAGAGGCACTAAAATTAACCTTATTAACTGTAGCAATATGTGTCCCTATAAATACTATTTTTGGAATAGTTGCTTCATGGGCAATAGCTAAATTTGAATTTAAGGGAAAAAATTTATTAATTACTATTATTGACTTGCCATTTGCAATTTCACCAGTAATAGCTGGATTTATTTTTGTACTACTATTTAGTGATACACACGGATTATTTGGAAATTGGCTATCATCTAATAATATAAAGATAATTTTTAATACACCTGGAATCATTATTTCTACTATATTTGTTACTTTTCCTTTTGTTGCTCGTGAGCTTATACCATTAATGCAATCTCAAGGGAGTTCTGAAGAAGAAGCAGCTTTGACTCTTGGAGCAAGTGGATGGAAGACTTTTTGGTTAGTTACATTGCCAAATATAAAGTGGGCTCTTTTGTATGGAATAGTGCTCACAGCAGCTAGATCAGCTGGAGAGTTTGGAGCAGTATCTGTAGTTTCAGGACATATTAGAGGAGTTACAACTACGCTACCTTTACATGTAGAAATATTATATAACGAGTATAACTTTACATCTGCATTTTCTGTAGCATCTTTACTAACTATCATAGCTGTGATCAATCTTATAATTAAAAATATCGTTGAGAAACAGAACAGAAAAGAGTTAGATAAGTAA
- a CDS encoding DUF4240 domain-containing protein gives MNEKEFWDIIKQMQSYDEPFEWLIEHLSKKTDDEIIDYEIHLKNALDKSYTSHLWGAGYLIMGGCSDDCFEYFRCWLIAQGQEIFELTLENPEFLAECIPDFYEEEEIVPELEDMLYIAMEAYSLKKTGDVDCDEASDEFLSRVEEREYECNRDNIEFDWEDEDDLMVLFPKLWDRFGENPLG, from the coding sequence ATGAATGAAAAAGAATTTTGGGATATTATTAAACAGATGCAGTCTTATGATGAACCTTTTGAATGGCTGATTGAACACTTATCTAAAAAAACAGATGATGAAATTATAGATTATGAAATTCACTTAAAAAATGCTTTAGATAAATCTTACACATCTCATTTATGGGGTGCGGGATATTTGATTATGGGTGGATGTTCAGATGATTGCTTTGAATATTTCAGATGTTGGCTTATTGCACAGGGACAAGAAATATTTGAATTAACATTAGAAAACCCTGAATTTCTTGCAGAATGCATTCCAGATTTTTATGAAGAAGAAGAAATTGTTCCAGAACTAGAAGATATGCTTTATATTGCAATGGAAGCTTATTCATTGAAAAAGACAGGTGATGTTGACTGTGATGAAGCCTCAGATGAATTTCTATCAAGAGTAGAAGAAAGAGAATATGAATGTAATCGAGATAACATAGAATTTGATTGGGAAGATGAAGACGATTTGATGGTTCTGTTTCCAAAGTTATGGGATCGTTTTGGAGAAAATCCATTAGGTTAA
- a CDS encoding (deoxy)nucleoside triphosphate pyrophosphohydrolase, which translates to MIDVVAGILIDNNKVLIAKRKEGKSMAGYWEFPGGKVESEEKPEDSLIRELREEMNIKIDIDKKFGESIYDYGNIEIKLIAFLGKIIEGNITLKDHDEYRWVDYKDLDKFTFSPADISFVKKLCIKGL; encoded by the coding sequence ATGATAGACGTTGTTGCTGGTATATTAATAGATAATAATAAAGTACTTATTGCTAAAAGAAAAGAAGGAAAAAGTATGGCTGGATATTGGGAGTTTCCAGGAGGAAAAGTAGAATCAGAAGAAAAACCAGAAGATAGCTTAATAAGAGAACTAAGAGAAGAGATGAATATTAAAATTGATATTGATAAAAAGTTCGGTGAAAGTATATATGACTATGGCAATATAGAAATTAAACTTATTGCATTTTTAGGAAAGATTATAGAAGGAAACATTACTTTAAAAGATCATGATGAATATAGATGGGTCGATTATAAGGACTTGGATAAGTTTACTTTTTCACCTGCAGACATTTCTTTTGTTAAAAAGTTATGTATTAAAGGACTATAG
- a CDS encoding DUF4004 family protein — MNEELISKKELLKSTGISYGQLYRWKRKKLIPEEWFIKKSSYTGQETYFPKESILQRIETIMNLKDDISLDELAEMLSNKGLKRKIMREELLERGIVSEKILESYETMFRHQESYDFDRVVIISLFNDILNSNKISISETKGMINLINNTFDNITNDTRIIFIKSLGIGGWILTKDSEIIIDNSFEKVFDINISQFISNLKLKFD, encoded by the coding sequence ATGAATGAGGAGCTAATATCTAAGAAAGAGTTGTTAAAATCAACAGGTATATCTTATGGTCAACTCTATAGATGGAAAAGAAAAAAACTAATACCAGAAGAATGGTTTATAAAAAAGAGTAGCTATACTGGGCAAGAAACATACTTTCCTAAAGAAAGTATATTACAAAGAATAGAGACTATAATGAACTTAAAGGATGATATATCTTTAGATGAATTAGCAGAGATGCTTTCTAATAAAGGATTAAAAAGAAAAATAATGAGAGAAGAATTACTTGAGAGAGGCATAGTTTCTGAAAAGATTCTAGAAAGTTACGAAACAATGTTTCGTCATCAAGAGTCATATGATTTTGATAGAGTAGTTATAATAAGTTTATTTAATGATATTCTGAATTCTAACAAAATCTCTATATCAGAGACTAAAGGTATGATTAATTTAATAAATAATACTTTTGATAACATTACAAATGATACAAGAATTATATTTATAAAGTCACTAGGAATTGGTGGATGGATACTTACAAAAGACAGTGAAATAATCATAGATAATTCATTTGAAAAAGTATTTGATATAAATATTTCTCAATTTATAAGTAATTTAAAATTAAAATTTGATTAG
- a CDS encoding ABC transporter ATP-binding protein, protein MEAMICVENINKSYKDNKVLKNISFDVNKGEILCFLGPNGAGKSTMINILSTALDYDNGEIRFYGRKVRKNDRDFKKNLGIVPQDLAIYEDISAEENVKFFTSLYGIKGKALNENVEKALDFVGLLDRRKDKPKTFSGGMKRRLNIACAIAHNPKIIIMDEPTVGIDPQSRNHILNSIKMLRDKGATIIYTTHYMEEVEEISTRIIVIDHGEIIAEGTKEKLKEKFDNEKIYYIEINNVEDLNKDEFFHIEGIKDVSIQNGSIKVSTLRGIENLDKLIAFIMKKGLKINNLITETPSLETVFLELTGRTLRD, encoded by the coding sequence ATGGAAGCAATGATATGTGTAGAAAATATAAATAAAAGCTATAAAGATAATAAGGTATTAAAAAATATATCTTTTGATGTGAATAAAGGTGAAATTCTATGCTTTCTAGGACCTAATGGAGCAGGCAAGAGTACAATGATCAATATTCTATCAACTGCTCTAGATTATGATAATGGAGAGATCAGATTTTATGGGAGAAAAGTAAGAAAAAACGATAGAGATTTTAAAAAAAATCTTGGAATTGTACCTCAAGACTTAGCTATTTATGAAGATATATCAGCAGAAGAAAATGTTAAATTTTTTACATCTCTTTATGGAATAAAGGGAAAAGCACTAAATGAAAATGTAGAGAAAGCATTAGATTTTGTTGGACTGTTAGATAGAAGAAAAGACAAACCTAAAACTTTCTCAGGTGGTATGAAAAGAAGACTTAATATAGCGTGTGCAATAGCTCATAATCCCAAAATAATTATAATGGATGAACCGACAGTAGGAATTGACCCACAATCTAGAAATCATATACTAAATTCTATTAAAATGCTAAGAGACAAAGGAGCTACAATTATTTATACAACTCATTATATGGAAGAAGTTGAAGAGATATCTACCAGAATTATCGTTATAGATCATGGAGAGATTATAGCAGAGGGCACTAAGGAAAAGCTTAAAGAAAAGTTTGATAATGAAAAGATCTACTATATTGAAATAAATAATGTGGAAGATTTGAATAAAGATGAGTTTTTTCATATTGAAGGTATAAAGGATGTAAGTATACAGAATGGAAGTATTAAGGTATCTACACTAAGGGGAATAGAAAATCTAGATAAATTAATTGCTTTTATAATGAAAAAAGGACTAAAAATCAATAATTTAATTACTGAAACTCCTAGCTTAGAAACAGTATTTTTAGAGCTTACAGGTAGAACTTTAAGAGATTAG
- the mntA gene encoding type VII toxin-antitoxin system MntA family adenylyltransferase antitoxin translates to MKKVQKNFNEVNNILKENIGYLAEKYNIVLIYVFGSYAKGTNNHNSDLDIAILTKEKYDSFIKLEILGELIDIFKRDDIDLVILNKATSVMKHQVIKYGKLVYMKNENIKVEFESKVLSEYMDMEYFRRVQRTLIYK, encoded by the coding sequence GTGAAAAAAGTACAAAAAAATTTTAATGAAGTTAATAATATTTTAAAAGAAAATATAGGTTATTTAGCGGAGAAGTATAATATTGTTCTGATATACGTTTTTGGCTCATATGCAAAGGGAACAAATAATCATAATAGTGATTTAGATATAGCTATCTTGACAAAAGAAAAGTATGATTCCTTTATTAAGTTAGAAATACTAGGTGAGCTTATAGATATTTTTAAAAGAGATGATATAGATCTGGTTATATTGAATAAAGCAACATCTGTTATGAAGCATCAAGTAATAAAATATGGGAAACTAGTTTATATGAAAAATGAAAACATAAAAGTGGAATTTGAATCAAAAGTTCTAAGTGAATATATGGATATGGAGTACTTTAGAAGAGTTCAAAGAACTCTAATTTATAAATAA